The following coding sequences lie in one Paenibacillus durus ATCC 35681 genomic window:
- a CDS encoding glycosyltransferase family 2 protein, which translates to MANLSVLMPVYNASRFLEHAVESILQQSYTDFELIVINDGSTDNSLEILERYSDPRIKLIHNGTNCGIVSSLNCGLNAASGAYIARMDADDYSLPERFKAQIQFMDLHPDIGVCGTQYRIMDSHKFGGFNTALPCDPDIIACSLLINCCLAHPTVVMRRRVLDQLHSSPYDSNYQHAEDYHLWARLSAITRIANLNQCYLHYRYHDQQISRTKSLEQIWQADRIRLDLLQGMGLDPTAEEWALHLNLCHMRSRGPSEREWTRKIFFQNLLVRRYDQVALMDVLNSVLRG; encoded by the coding sequence ATGGCGAACCTTTCTGTCCTGATGCCGGTCTATAACGCATCTCGCTTTCTGGAGCACGCGGTGGAGAGTATTTTGCAGCAGAGTTATACCGATTTTGAGCTGATCGTTATCAATGACGGATCAACCGACAACAGCTTGGAGATTCTTGAGCGATATTCCGATCCCCGTATCAAACTGATTCATAACGGGACGAACTGCGGAATTGTGTCCAGCCTTAATTGCGGCTTGAACGCTGCCTCAGGAGCATACATTGCCAGAATGGACGCAGACGATTACAGTCTGCCGGAGCGCTTCAAGGCACAGATTCAGTTTATGGATCTGCACCCGGATATCGGGGTCTGCGGTACGCAGTACCGGATAATGGATTCTCATAAGTTCGGAGGTTTCAATACCGCGCTTCCCTGCGATCCGGATATTATTGCTTGTTCGCTGCTGATCAATTGCTGTCTCGCACACCCTACCGTAGTGATGAGAAGGCGGGTTCTGGACCAGCTTCACAGTTCGCCTTATGACTCCAACTATCAGCATGCGGAAGACTATCATCTCTGGGCCAGGCTTTCAGCAATCACTCGTATAGCCAATTTGAACCAATGTTATTTGCATTACCGCTATCATGATCAGCAGATCAGCAGAACCAAAAGCCTGGAGCAGATCTGGCAAGCGGATCGGATTCGTCTGGATTTATTACAGGGGATGGGACTTGATCCCACAGCCGAAGAATGGGCGCTTCATCTGAATTTATGCCATATGAGGAGCCGCGGACCGTCCGAAAGGGAATGGACCCGGAAAATATTTTTCCAGAATCTGCTTGTCCGAAGATATGATCAGGTCGCGCTGATGGATGTGCTGAACAGTGTCTTGAGAGGATAG
- a CDS encoding glycosyltransferase — protein sequence MRILQVAPNHETVPPFRDGGTERIIYELSQGLAQRGHEVILYAPSGSHIWGTVINYPFYGDDSIGSYVMENLPEGIDIIHDHTFDSTLSRIGVNVPLVHTIHLPVYNPVHFPIYVSRSARISIGGGYGFDVHNGIIPEEYEFSYEKEDYLLFMGRVVREKGILEAMELAEMTGQRLVIAGPLHDEELFYQEISPRLNRNPLLQFVGPVGGRVRQDLLKHAKCLLFPIQWEEPFGLVLIEAMACGTPVLALSKGAVPEILESFPEMMCESFEQMAGKLYYYEAPYSPDQLRYYVAERFSVSKMVDGYLSLYQLAISEYWGK from the coding sequence ATGAGGATTCTGCAAGTCGCGCCAAATCATGAAACAGTCCCTCCCTTCAGGGACGGAGGAACGGAACGCATAATCTATGAGCTTTCCCAGGGGCTAGCCCAGAGGGGACATGAAGTTATTCTCTATGCTCCATCCGGCAGCCATATTTGGGGAACCGTAATAAACTACCCGTTCTACGGAGATGATTCCATCGGATCTTATGTCATGGAAAATCTTCCCGAAGGCATCGACATTATTCATGACCATACCTTTGATTCTACGCTCAGCCGTATTGGAGTAAATGTTCCGTTAGTGCATACCATTCATCTGCCTGTCTACAATCCCGTCCATTTTCCGATCTATGTAAGCCGAAGCGCCAGAATATCGATAGGCGGCGGATACGGATTCGATGTGCACAACGGTATTATTCCTGAAGAATATGAGTTCAGCTATGAAAAAGAAGATTATCTGCTCTTTATGGGCAGAGTGGTCCGGGAAAAAGGAATTCTCGAAGCGATGGAACTTGCGGAAATGACCGGACAGCGGCTCGTTATAGCCGGGCCGCTTCATGATGAAGAACTGTTTTATCAGGAGATTTCTCCCCGGTTGAACCGCAATCCCCTGCTCCAATTTGTTGGCCCGGTCGGCGGAAGAGTCCGCCAGGATTTGTTAAAGCATGCCAAATGCCTGCTTTTTCCTATCCAGTGGGAGGAACCGTTCGGGCTTGTACTGATTGAGGCGATGGCCTGCGGGACCCCTGTACTCGCTCTCTCGAAGGGTGCCGTTCCGGAAATACTGGAGTCCTTCCCCGAGATGATGTGCGAGTCATTCGAACAGATGGCAGGAAAGCTTTATTATTACGAAGCCCCCTACTCCCCTGACCAATTAAGATACTATGTCGCAGAACGGTTCTCGGTATCCAAAATGGTCGACGGCTATCTCTCTCTGTATCAACTGGCCATCTCAGAGTATTGGGGAAAGTAG
- a CDS encoding glycerate kinase, with the protein MREKTFVLAPDSFKESMTAKEVCIAMEKGLRKVYPAANYIHVPMADGGEGTVQSLVDASGGQIRYKEVTGPLGQPVTAKYGILGDGTTAAIEMASASGIHLVTPETRNPLITTTYGTGELIRECLDQGIRKMIIGIGGSATNDGGTGMAEALGAKFLDEEGKALPRGGGNLNRLDRIDISSLDERLRHVELIVACDVTNPLCGEHGASYVFGPQKGATPEMVRRLDANLAHYAEVVRRQLQKDVRDIPGAGAAGGLGAGLLIFTRAELRKGIGIVIEYTGLRQKLADADWVFTGEGGIDFQTKFGKTPVGVARVAKESGKKVIAVAGYIGEGIGTLYAEGIDAVFGIVPGASGLEKLLVEGPRNVERTCENIARVLRLSE; encoded by the coding sequence ATGAGAGAGAAGACATTTGTGCTGGCGCCGGATTCCTTTAAAGAGAGTATGACGGCAAAAGAAGTCTGCATTGCGATGGAAAAAGGGCTGCGGAAGGTCTACCCGGCGGCTAATTATATTCATGTTCCGATGGCGGATGGCGGCGAAGGAACGGTGCAGTCGCTGGTCGACGCCTCGGGCGGACAAATCCGTTACAAGGAAGTAACGGGACCGCTCGGGCAGCCGGTCACAGCCAAGTACGGTATTCTGGGCGACGGGACGACTGCGGCAATCGAGATGGCGTCCGCTAGCGGAATCCATCTGGTGACCCCGGAAACGAGAAACCCTTTAATTACAACAACCTATGGAACGGGCGAGCTGATTCGCGAATGTCTGGATCAAGGAATCCGGAAAATGATCATCGGCATTGGGGGAAGCGCGACGAATGACGGCGGCACAGGCATGGCCGAAGCGCTCGGAGCCAAATTTCTGGATGAGGAAGGGAAGGCTCTGCCCCGGGGAGGAGGAAATCTGAACCGTCTGGACCGTATTGACATTTCCTCGCTGGATGAACGGCTTCGCCATGTTGAGCTTATTGTAGCGTGCGACGTTACGAATCCGCTGTGCGGGGAGCATGGCGCCTCTTATGTGTTCGGTCCGCAAAAAGGAGCCACGCCCGAAATGGTGCGCAGGCTGGATGCCAACCTCGCCCATTATGCAGAGGTCGTGAGACGGCAGCTTCAGAAAGATGTGCGGGATATTCCGGGAGCCGGAGCGGCCGGCGGTTTGGGCGCGGGTCTGCTGATCTTTACGCGGGCGGAGCTCCGGAAAGGCATCGGGATTGTCATTGAATATACCGGCTTAAGACAAAAGCTGGCTGATGCGGATTGGGTGTTTACCGGGGAAGGCGGCATAGATTTTCAGACCAAGTTCGGCAAAACCCCTGTCGGGGTAGCCCGGGTTGCCAAAGAAAGCGGCAAAAAAGTGATTGCCGTCGCCGGGTATATCGGTGAGGGAATCGGTACCCTATATGCGGAAGGCATTGATGCGGTATTCGGCATTGTTCCGGGGGCATCGGGCCTTGAGAAGCTGCTGGTGGAGGGACCGCGCAATGTCGAGCGAACCTGCGAGAATATCGCCAGGGTACTTAGATTAAGTGAATAA
- the rfbG gene encoding CDP-glucose 4,6-dehydratase has product MEIGECSVEKINFWKGKKVFLTGHTGFKGSWLSIWLHQHGAEITGYSDAPPTDPSLYECSKAGQLLTSITGDIRDAARLQKAMQDADPDIVLHLAAQPLVRESYQRPVDTYAVNVLGTVHMLEAVRQNNSQGGRIKAVVNVTTDKCYSNKEWFWGYRENDRLGGFDPYSNSKACSELVTASYRDSFFNPSRYEEHGVAIASARAGNVIGGGDWAGERLIPDSFRAFCNQAPLVIRSPHSVRPWQHVLEPLGGYLLLAQRLFEEGVRYAEAWNFGPEEQDAQSVESVVSRFCRLWGEGAAYEVVPDGKLHEAAALKLDCSKARARLGWRPRWNLDTALAQTAAWYKAYLNGDDMLELCRAQIRVFEQAGG; this is encoded by the coding sequence ATGGAAATCGGGGAATGCTCCGTGGAAAAAATAAACTTTTGGAAGGGTAAAAAGGTGTTTCTTACCGGCCATACGGGCTTTAAAGGCTCATGGCTGTCCATTTGGCTGCATCAGCACGGAGCGGAAATCACCGGCTACTCCGATGCGCCTCCGACTGATCCCAGCCTGTATGAATGCAGCAAGGCCGGTCAGCTTCTGACTTCAATCACAGGAGATATCCGGGATGCCGCCCGGTTGCAGAAGGCAATGCAGGATGCCGATCCGGATATCGTGCTTCATCTTGCCGCACAGCCGCTCGTCAGGGAATCGTATCAACGGCCGGTGGATACGTATGCGGTTAATGTGCTGGGAACCGTGCATATGCTCGAAGCGGTGCGCCAGAACAACTCCCAAGGAGGCAGGATTAAGGCGGTCGTTAACGTTACGACGGACAAATGCTACAGCAACAAGGAATGGTTCTGGGGGTACAGGGAAAATGACAGGCTTGGCGGCTTTGATCCTTATTCTAACAGCAAAGCCTGTTCCGAGCTTGTCACCGCTTCGTATCGGGATTCCTTTTTTAACCCCAGCCGGTATGAGGAGCATGGAGTAGCCATCGCGTCAGCAAGAGCGGGCAATGTGATCGGGGGCGGAGATTGGGCCGGTGAACGGCTGATCCCGGACAGCTTCCGGGCCTTTTGCAATCAGGCTCCCCTGGTCATTCGAAGTCCGCATTCGGTACGCCCCTGGCAGCATGTACTCGAGCCGCTTGGCGGTTATCTGCTGCTGGCTCAGCGGCTGTTCGAAGAAGGAGTGCGGTATGCGGAAGCCTGGAATTTCGGACCAGAGGAGCAGGATGCGCAGAGCGTTGAATCGGTAGTCAGCCGTTTTTGCCGTTTATGGGGAGAGGGAGCGGCCTATGAGGTTGTACCTGATGGCAAGCTCCATGAAGCCGCCGCGCTGAAGCTCGACTGCTCCAAGGCAAGGGCTAGGCTTGGCTGGCGGCCCAGATGGAATCTGGATACCGCCCTGGCTCAGACCGCCGCCTGGTACAAAGCTTATTTGAATGGGGATGACATGCTGGAACTCTGCCGCGCACAGATTAGGGTGTTTGAGCAGGCAGGGGGTTGA
- a CDS encoding RNA polymerase sigma factor: MNFDELKDADSMDEDTLRAVMDRFGGDVWNYIYYLTSSREQADELSQEVFVKCYYRIGTYKGGSSFQTWLFSIARNAVFSYRKSRFFRKSLWGDIAALPDRTEKIGVNAGGGMVVAASAEMQYFCSVHVNEIWDVIMKLPAGFREVLVLDLKYGMSVKDITELTGWSQGTVKSRLHRARRKVQTKLKEME, translated from the coding sequence TTGAATTTCGACGAGCTGAAAGATGCAGACAGCATGGACGAAGATACGCTGCGAGCTGTGATGGACCGTTTCGGCGGCGATGTCTGGAATTACATCTATTATCTGACGTCAAGCCGTGAGCAGGCGGATGAGCTGTCTCAGGAAGTATTTGTAAAATGTTATTACCGCATCGGCACGTACAAAGGCGGTTCCTCATTTCAGACCTGGCTGTTCTCCATTGCGCGCAACGCTGTATTCTCCTACCGAAAATCCCGTTTTTTCAGAAAAAGTCTGTGGGGAGATATCGCCGCGCTGCCGGATCGAACGGAAAAGATCGGGGTGAACGCAGGTGGAGGAATGGTTGTTGCGGCTTCGGCGGAAATGCAGTATTTCTGCAGCGTGCATGTCAATGAAATTTGGGATGTGATCATGAAACTGCCCGCAGGATTCCGTGAAGTGCTAGTGCTCGATTTGAAGTACGGCATGTCGGTAAAAGATATCACGGAACTCACCGGTTGGTCGCAGGGAACCGTTAAATCGAGGCTTCACCGCGCCCGCCGCAAGGTTCAAACCAAGCTGAAGGAGATGGAATAA
- a CDS encoding glycosyltransferase, with protein sequence MYNGSTLHFDGNEWIKFQRTCEISNTFTYEFWVKAEEEQILDEERNTGADGINGRKYLVGPDFYPAGAAGCGISVGTNGISVFEHSVNHLPARLVFAHDFSDWQHVAVVSDDKKLRLYINGAWVKGESMASNAERVIPSLGLGGHMYGTFKGQVREFRLWSSARSEEEIQDHMFSSLDGDEAGLYFYRDPSRSLAVIRGIKRSFTASVIMPSYNRCPSNYFSLLSLERQQFPLQQMEVIFLDDGSTDHTPVIYYSIYPEYTFIYVQQLKSRGRSKIRNIGASIAVGHALLFVDAEMICGPDYVMTHVGHHQSGERKIVSGAMRWRQIYTMTGPGYSPGQKAAMNALYAGHPIAAPIIERFIQGDQTPVQLLPFELMFDPGHLNRWSSKNDFFEIVLQTYGSRFKLFHYAWLNLITNNASMTKRFFDELGGFEEHFEGFGWEDWELGYRAARKGAIFIHDDAVINYHQEHPVSPSNAVHSRFNYLRFYEKNPQAIEIKLFVLTMVPDYVTLPVLNDYLTDYNNLETIYMNRFGSLRHYLHRTLDLLVDTLRHNDSVTLPLTRSASWQEEEATVYEDVASVKEIGAFPKLLEMFERVSKYYD encoded by the coding sequence ATGTATAACGGAAGTACATTACATTTTGATGGCAACGAATGGATTAAGTTTCAGAGGACCTGTGAAATCAGCAATACCTTTACTTATGAATTTTGGGTAAAAGCAGAAGAGGAACAGATTCTGGACGAAGAACGGAATACAGGGGCGGACGGTATAAACGGAAGAAAATATTTAGTAGGGCCGGATTTCTACCCGGCAGGAGCCGCGGGTTGCGGAATCTCCGTGGGCACGAACGGCATCTCGGTGTTTGAACATTCAGTAAATCATCTTCCCGCCAGGCTCGTCTTCGCACATGATTTCTCGGATTGGCAGCATGTGGCCGTTGTCTCCGACGACAAAAAGCTGCGGCTGTATATTAACGGAGCCTGGGTAAAGGGAGAGAGCATGGCCAGCAATGCCGAACGGGTCATCCCCTCTCTCGGCCTTGGAGGACATATGTACGGCACTTTTAAGGGCCAGGTCCGGGAGTTCCGCTTATGGTCCTCAGCCCGAAGCGAGGAAGAGATCCAAGATCACATGTTCTCTAGTCTGGATGGCGATGAGGCCGGTCTTTATTTTTACCGCGATCCAAGCAGAAGCCTTGCAGTAATTAGGGGGATCAAAAGAAGCTTTACGGCGAGCGTGATAATGCCTTCCTATAACCGCTGCCCTTCGAACTATTTCTCCCTGCTGAGCTTGGAGCGGCAGCAGTTTCCGCTTCAGCAGATGGAGGTTATTTTTCTGGATGACGGCTCTACGGATCATACGCCTGTCATTTACTACTCGATATACCCGGAATATACATTTATTTATGTGCAGCAGCTTAAGAGCAGAGGAAGATCCAAGATCCGGAACATCGGCGCAAGCATTGCCGTAGGGCATGCCTTGCTGTTCGTGGATGCCGAGATGATATGCGGGCCGGATTATGTCATGACCCATGTAGGCCACCATCAAAGCGGTGAACGAAAGATTGTATCCGGGGCCATGCGATGGAGACAAATATATACAATGACGGGTCCCGGCTATTCTCCCGGGCAAAAGGCGGCTATGAACGCATTATATGCCGGCCATCCGATCGCCGCGCCTATCATTGAGCGATTTATACAGGGGGATCAGACCCCGGTGCAGCTGCTCCCCTTTGAATTGATGTTCGATCCCGGGCACCTTAACCGGTGGAGCAGCAAGAACGATTTCTTCGAGATCGTACTGCAGACCTATGGCAGCAGATTTAAACTGTTTCACTACGCTTGGCTGAATCTGATCACGAATAACGCCTCGATGACCAAACGCTTTTTTGATGAACTCGGCGGCTTCGAGGAACATTTCGAGGGATTCGGCTGGGAGGACTGGGAGCTCGGATACCGCGCGGCCCGGAAAGGAGCGATATTCATCCATGATGACGCAGTGATTAATTACCACCAGGAGCATCCGGTTTCCCCCAGCAATGCTGTCCATTCCCGGTTCAACTATTTAAGATTTTATGAAAAGAACCCTCAAGCGATAGAGATCAAATTATTCGTTCTTACCATGGTGCCTGACTATGTGACTCTGCCCGTCCTTAACGATTATTTAACGGATTATAATAACCTCGAGACGATATACATGAACCGGTTCGGATCCTTGCGTCACTACTTGCACCGGACCTTGGATCTGCTGGTCGACACTTTACGGCATAATGATTCAGTCACACTGCCCCTTACCCGTTCGGCATCCTGGCAGGAAGAAGAGGCGACGGTCTATGAAGATGTTGCCTCGGTCAAAGAGATTGGCGCATTTCCTAAGCTGCTGGAGATGTTCGAGCGAGTCTCCAAATACTATGATTGA
- a CDS encoding LTA synthase family protein — MNVQNKGAAAGFYTVSTLLVLKLLVLRMLFYGRIAWEWVLADAAPVLLLMGILAAAVPAKAKTAVFWIFNGILSLLLFASSVYFKHFGSVPTYQALYELNQVFQIRDSVESTIQPVDYLFIADIAVYVIYRLFRTRETGTRDTRSSDARPRLRGVYPAVILVSIIGGGSLSAYSIHASSGITNELLQAESAGFLNYEIVAALRERRNNDLVGSGDIKNTIAKVEALESTYNYGGAPSGTPSANFFGSMQGKNVIVVQMEAFQNFPLHQSLNGQELTPNLNKLADEGFYFPHVFQQIGPGNTSDAEFMSNTSIYPIGSVAMSTGFGDRTLPSLPRALEKKGYEAYTFHVNKVGFWNRKELYAAIGFNGYYDKPYYKNDHFNAFGASDEQLYLTGVQKLAELKSRGTPFYAQFVTASSHHPFQIPDSFKKISVPDHLQGTMLGDYLTAINYTDYAIGTLIDGLKQNGLWDSTMLVFYGDHFGLQPQEVPPEQVEGALGIKYDSRISRFNIPLIIHMPRSEQGKRIERTGGQLDIMPTLANLLGISLKNEGVTPFGHDLLNIQHNVLGMRYYLPTGSFFNDDILFVPGKSFQDGEAVSLKTLQKVADFAKYEPDYKYISQWMSLSDEYVKLLPRR, encoded by the coding sequence ATGAACGTACAAAATAAAGGGGCCGCCGCCGGGTTCTACACCGTGTCCACGCTGCTCGTGCTGAAGCTGCTGGTGCTGCGGATGCTGTTCTATGGCCGGATCGCCTGGGAATGGGTACTGGCCGATGCCGCGCCGGTGCTGCTGCTGATGGGAATACTGGCTGCTGCGGTGCCAGCGAAGGCGAAGACCGCCGTATTTTGGATTTTTAATGGCATACTGTCGCTGCTGCTGTTCGCTTCAAGCGTATATTTCAAACATTTTGGCTCGGTCCCGACTTACCAGGCTCTCTATGAGCTGAACCAGGTGTTCCAGATCAGAGACAGCGTGGAGTCGACGATTCAGCCGGTCGATTACTTGTTCATTGCGGACATTGCCGTCTATGTGATTTACCGCTTGTTCCGCACAAGGGAGACAGGCACAAGGGATACGCGTTCGTCCGATGCCCGTCCAAGGCTCCGGGGCGTGTATCCGGCCGTTATTCTGGTCTCCATTATCGGAGGCGGGTCGTTGTCCGCCTATTCGATTCATGCCTCGTCAGGAATCACGAACGAGCTATTGCAGGCGGAGAGTGCAGGCTTCCTGAATTACGAGATCGTCGCCGCGCTTCGGGAGCGCCGGAACAACGACCTGGTCGGCAGCGGCGATATCAAAAATACGATCGCCAAGGTTGAAGCGCTGGAATCCACCTATAACTATGGGGGAGCGCCTTCCGGCACGCCGTCCGCGAATTTTTTCGGTTCCATGCAAGGCAAGAACGTCATTGTCGTGCAGATGGAGGCGTTCCAGAACTTCCCGCTGCATCAGTCGCTGAACGGGCAGGAGCTTACGCCGAACTTGAACAAGCTGGCTGACGAAGGGTTCTATTTTCCCCATGTCTTCCAGCAGATTGGTCCGGGCAACACCTCGGATGCGGAATTTATGAGCAATACGTCGATCTACCCGATCGGCTCGGTGGCAATGTCCACGGGGTTCGGAGACCGGACGCTGCCGAGCCTGCCGCGCGCGCTGGAGAAGAAGGGCTACGAAGCCTATACGTTCCATGTCAACAAGGTCGGCTTCTGGAACCGGAAGGAGCTGTATGCGGCGATTGGCTTTAATGGCTATTACGACAAGCCGTATTATAAGAACGATCATTTCAATGCCTTCGGCGCTTCGGATGAGCAGCTGTACCTTACGGGAGTGCAGAAGCTGGCCGAGCTGAAGAGCAGAGGGACGCCTTTTTACGCCCAGTTCGTGACGGCCTCCAGCCACCACCCTTTTCAAATTCCGGATTCGTTCAAAAAAATTAGCGTACCGGATCATCTCCAAGGCACCATGCTCGGCGATTATCTGACCGCGATTAACTATACCGATTATGCCATCGGCACGCTGATTGACGGATTGAAGCAAAACGGGCTGTGGGACAGTACGATGCTGGTGTTTTACGGCGACCATTTCGGCCTTCAGCCGCAGGAGGTTCCGCCGGAACAGGTGGAAGGCGCGCTTGGGATCAAATACGATTCCCGGATCAGCCGGTTCAATATTCCGCTTATCATTCACATGCCCCGCTCGGAGCAGGGGAAAAGGATCGAACGGACGGGGGGACAGCTGGATATCATGCCGACCCTGGCTAATCTGCTCGGGATATCGCTAAAAAATGAAGGGGTTACGCCATTCGGCCACGATCTGCTGAATATACAGCATAATGTGCTGGGCATGAGATACTATCTCCCCACGGGCTCTTTTTTCAATGACGACATTCTGTTCGTTCCCGGAAAAAGCTTTCAGGACGGCGAGGCCGTCTCGCTGAAGACGCTGCAGAAGGTCGCCGATTTTGCCAAATATGAACCGGACTACAAGTATATTTCGCAATGGATGAGCCTGTCCGACGAATATGTGAAGCTGCTGCCGAGACGTTAG
- the rfbF gene encoding glucose-1-phosphate cytidylyltransferase yields MKAVILAGGYGTRISEESHLRPKPMIEIGEKPILWHIMKLYSHYGFNDFVICLGYKGNMIKEYFSNYYLYNSDVTFDYANHNEVLIHQRKAEPWKVTLVDTGLETLTGGRLKRIAEFVGDETFMMTYGDGLSSIDLNALLKFHRSHGKLATVTVTQPPGRFGAMQLNDQQRVEAFREKPKGDNSWINAGFFVLEPQVFQYIEGDRTVFEQEPLENLARDGHLMGYPFEGFWHPMDTLRDKNYLDQLWKSGNAPWKK; encoded by the coding sequence ATGAAAGCAGTAATTCTTGCAGGCGGCTACGGCACGCGCATCAGTGAAGAATCGCATCTGCGGCCGAAGCCGATGATCGAGATCGGCGAAAAGCCTATTTTATGGCATATCATGAAACTGTATTCCCATTATGGATTTAACGACTTTGTGATCTGTCTTGGCTACAAAGGGAATATGATCAAAGAGTATTTCTCCAACTATTATCTTTACAATTCCGATGTCACTTTCGATTATGCCAATCATAACGAAGTCCTGATTCATCAGCGCAAGGCGGAGCCGTGGAAGGTCACTCTGGTGGATACGGGGCTCGAGACGCTGACCGGCGGGAGATTGAAAAGGATTGCCGAGTTCGTCGGCGACGAGACATTTATGATGACTTACGGTGACGGACTCTCTTCGATCGACCTTAACGCCCTGCTCAAATTCCACCGCAGCCACGGCAAATTAGCCACAGTAACCGTAACCCAGCCTCCAGGACGATTCGGAGCGATGCAGCTTAATGACCAGCAGCGGGTAGAGGCTTTCCGCGAGAAGCCCAAAGGCGACAACTCTTGGATTAATGCGGGCTTTTTTGTGCTCGAGCCGCAAGTGTTCCAGTATATTGAGGGAGACCGAACGGTATTTGAGCAGGAGCCCTTGGAAAATCTCGCCCGCGATGGTCACTTAATGGGTTATCCATTCGAAGGCTTTTGGCATCCGATGGATACGCTGCGGGATAAGAATTATTTGGACCAGTTATGGAAATCGGGGAATGCTCCGTGGAAAAAATAA
- a CDS encoding IS110 family transposase codes for MEPVVGVDVAKGFSVVQAFLKRNEPCGKAMSISHEEGGFEQLGEILAELQTKTMHPPVVILEATGHYHRGLVAYLERSGWTYFIVNPLQAKRAKGTQLRKVKTDAADAWHLAEMYYRGDVTPHRTWDEGFTELQHVTRQHEFVTGMFVQAKLNMRALLDQVFPTYEKVFRNLFSVTSLHVLACCLEGQIENLHAVIQKCTRSSHSQKWTEAKMEQMKEALSYWKEQSRSRAQTSVLRGMVNLVLAFSDQLSELEKQMDELATCLPEVELVKSIPGIGDKLAAAIVAEIGDARQFKEAKQLVAFAGLDPGIFSSGKFTATSSRITKRGSKRLRRALYLAVQCGIRGRTNPRIRDYYDKKRKEGKPYKVVVIACANKLLHHVYAILRKKQPFQP; via the coding sequence ATGGAACCCGTAGTGGGAGTGGATGTAGCAAAGGGATTCAGTGTGGTACAAGCATTTCTAAAACGGAATGAGCCTTGCGGGAAAGCGATGAGCATCTCGCATGAGGAAGGCGGATTTGAGCAATTGGGGGAGATTCTAGCAGAGCTGCAGACAAAGACAATGCATCCCCCGGTCGTTATTCTTGAAGCGACAGGCCATTACCACCGTGGACTTGTCGCCTATCTAGAGCGCAGCGGATGGACGTACTTCATTGTCAACCCGTTACAAGCAAAACGAGCGAAAGGCACACAGTTGCGCAAGGTAAAGACGGATGCTGCAGATGCCTGGCACTTAGCCGAAATGTACTACCGGGGAGATGTTACACCGCATCGGACTTGGGATGAGGGGTTTACGGAGCTCCAACATGTAACCAGACAACATGAGTTTGTGACGGGGATGTTTGTGCAAGCGAAGTTAAACATGAGGGCCTTGCTGGATCAGGTGTTTCCGACATACGAGAAGGTCTTTCGCAATCTATTCTCCGTGACGTCTTTACACGTATTGGCCTGTTGTCTGGAAGGTCAAATCGAGAATCTTCATGCAGTCATCCAAAAATGTACAAGGAGTTCACATTCTCAGAAGTGGACGGAAGCCAAGATGGAGCAAATGAAAGAAGCATTATCTTACTGGAAAGAACAGTCAAGGAGTCGTGCTCAAACCTCCGTTTTGCGTGGTATGGTCAACTTAGTCCTTGCTTTTTCAGACCAACTGAGCGAACTAGAAAAGCAGATGGATGAGCTGGCAACGTGTCTTCCAGAGGTCGAATTAGTGAAGAGTATACCGGGAATCGGGGATAAGCTTGCAGCTGCAATTGTCGCAGAGATCGGTGATGCTCGGCAGTTTAAAGAAGCAAAACAACTTGTGGCTTTTGCAGGTTTAGACCCTGGAATATTCAGCTCCGGCAAATTTACGGCGACTAGCTCCCGAATTACAAAACGTGGCTCCAAGAGACTTCGTCGAGCGTTATATTTAGCCGTACAGTGCGGGATTCGAGGAAGAACCAATCCTAGAATCCGAGACTATTACGATAAAAAAAGAAAAGAGGGCAAGCCCTACAAGGTGGTTGTGATCGCCTGCGCCAACAAGCTACTCCATCACGTATACGCCATCCTCCGTAAAAAGCAGCCCTTCCAACCATAA